Proteins from a genomic interval of Zonotrichia albicollis isolate bZonAlb1 chromosome 27, bZonAlb1.hap1, whole genome shotgun sequence:
- the C27H11orf52 gene encoding uncharacterized protein C11orf52 homolog — translation MGNLCGCGRRWKCPSPFKRKKAKQGANGRQEAQQQQPGSKAVPSAMPTYEDVPDVPVYATVSRRGVQQEESIHYADIQVLCRAQQRSAAPVRSLQQHQPTEYATLNFPRARLKYDSKNGTLV, via the exons ATGGGCAACCTGTGCGGCTGCGGCCGGCGCTG GAAGTGCCCTTCACCTTTCAAaaggaagaaagcaaagcaag GAGCTAATGGGAGGCAGGAggcgcagcagcagcagcctggcagcaaG gCTGTCCCATCAGCAATGCCCACGTATGAGGATGTCCCAGATGTCCCTGTGTATGCCACGGTGAGCAGGAGGGGAGTCCAGCAGGAGGAGAGCATCCACTACGCCGACATCCAGGTGTtgtgcagggcccagcagcgcTCAGCCGCCCCGGTgaggagcctgcagcagcaccagcccacCGAGTACGCCACCCTCAACTTCCCCAGGGCCAGGCTCAAGTACGACAGCAAAAACGGGACCTTGGTCTGA